The Desulfovulcanus ferrireducens genome includes a window with the following:
- a CDS encoding ATP-binding protein — translation MLDVREKFKDLSLKNKIFFSIILVILIISIAIALLARWILVSSLTKELETRGVAIAHSIAERGGGFILDKNYPRLLALIFDEAKLRERKQLINYIFITDQENEVISHTFTHPFPEKLRRINPLGEKEQSVRLVEVHHKMTYDIAVPVKEGIYRIGTVHVGLNKAHIDRLISKLRITFLGFISLVIVFIFWLSHRLALTITQPVSKLTRIADTLSRGDFDVALDMGDADLKWDVSKCPAYTDTNMPCWHLDQAKLLEGEGEKKLRQCKQCLFYRKRQGDELVQLRDSFINMVWSIRLYRKRLQESEAKYRSLFASGPDPIFVVQADDYTILDANPRAEEVYEFPKDELLGRSFERLWPECLQVFTGEEDRFMHNGYLYRAKVINYKKGGRPFFVSIHACPISYAGKQGIILACVDVTEMIEKDAQLIQASKMKTLGEMSAGIAHELNQPLNAIKMGSEFLALAVQEDLPVDKEKFLSVVTELSKQVDRASEIINNLRAFSRKSSLIREKVSVNDAILGVLSILKQQLKLQNVDFDLRLNDDLCLIMAHSNRLQQVFFNLITNARDAILEQAKTKDYPYKGMIRIATFEKQDRVVVRIEDNGIGIPESVMDKIFEPFYTTKESGQGMGLGLAITYGIVKDYEGKIDIESVVGQGTSIEVSFPTA, via the coding sequence ATGTTAGATGTACGAGAGAAGTTCAAAGATTTATCCCTGAAAAATAAGATTTTTTTTTCCATTATTTTAGTTATTTTGATTATCAGTATAGCTATTGCCTTACTGGCTAGATGGATTTTGGTTTCGAGTCTAACCAAAGAACTTGAAACCCGAGGTGTGGCTATTGCTCACAGTATAGCTGAGCGCGGGGGCGGGTTTATTCTGGACAAAAACTATCCTCGTCTTCTGGCTTTAATCTTTGATGAGGCCAAACTTAGGGAACGTAAGCAATTAATTAACTATATTTTTATTACGGACCAGGAAAATGAGGTTATTTCCCATACTTTCACCCATCCTTTTCCTGAGAAATTGAGGCGGATAAATCCCCTGGGGGAAAAGGAACAAAGCGTGCGCCTGGTGGAGGTTCATCATAAGATGACTTACGATATAGCGGTTCCTGTCAAGGAAGGAATCTATCGGATCGGCACTGTACATGTGGGCTTGAATAAAGCCCATATTGACAGGTTGATCTCCAAGTTACGTATAACTTTTCTGGGGTTTATTTCACTGGTTATTGTATTCATATTTTGGCTTAGTCATAGATTGGCTTTAACCATAACCCAGCCGGTGAGTAAATTGACCAGGATCGCTGACACTTTAAGTCGGGGAGATTTTGACGTCGCTCTGGATATGGGAGATGCAGATTTGAAATGGGATGTTTCTAAATGCCCGGCTTATACTGATACTAATATGCCATGCTGGCATTTGGATCAGGCCAAGCTGCTGGAGGGTGAGGGTGAGAAGAAACTTAGACAATGCAAGCAGTGTTTATTTTATCGTAAAAGGCAAGGGGATGAACTGGTACAGCTAAGGGATTCATTTATAAATATGGTCTGGAGCATTCGTTTGTACCGCAAACGACTTCAGGAGTCAGAAGCCAAGTATCGCTCATTATTTGCCAGTGGCCCGGATCCTATTTTTGTTGTCCAGGCAGATGATTATACTATTCTTGATGCCAATCCAAGGGCTGAAGAGGTGTATGAATTTCCCAAAGACGAACTTTTAGGGCGATCTTTTGAACGTCTCTGGCCAGAGTGTCTACAGGTTTTTACCGGGGAAGAAGATAGATTTATGCATAATGGATATTTATATCGAGCCAAAGTCATCAATTACAAAAAAGGCGGGAGGCCATTTTTTGTCAGCATCCATGCCTGTCCTATCAGCTATGCCGGAAAGCAGGGTATCATTCTGGCTTGCGTTGACGTTACTGAAATGATCGAAAAGGACGCCCAATTGATTCAGGCAAGTAAAATGAAGACCCTGGGCGAGATGTCCGCGGGCATAGCTCATGAACTAAATCAACCCTTAAATGCCATCAAAATGGGCAGTGAGTTTTTAGCTTTAGCCGTACAAGAAGACTTGCCTGTAGATAAAGAAAAGTTTTTGAGTGTGGTAACCGAATTGAGTAAACAGGTGGACAGAGCTTCGGAGATAATAAATAATCTTCGTGCGTTTAGTCGTAAATCGTCGTTGATCAGAGAAAAGGTCAGTGTTAATGATGCCATTTTAGGGGTTCTATCTATCTTAAAACAGCAGCTTAAACTGCAAAATGTTGACTTTGATCTAAGGCTTAATGATGATCTGTGTCTAATTATGGCTCACAGTAACCGTTTGCAACAGGTATTTTTCAACCTAATTACCAATGCACGGGATGCTATTTTGGAGCAAGCCAAAACAAAAGACTATCCTTATAAAGGAATGATCAGGATCGCTACTTTTGAAAAGCAAGACCGGGTGGTAGTGCGCATCGAGGATAACGGGATCGGTATACCTGAGTCAGTCATGGATAAAATATTCGAGCCTTTTTACACGACCAAGGAGAGTGGCCAGGGCATGGGACTGGGTTTGGCCATTACTTATGGTATTGTTAAAGACTATGAAGGGAAGATCGACATAGAAAGTGTAGTTGGCCAAGGGACTAGTATAGAAGTCAGTTTCCCCACGGCATAA
- a CDS encoding ABC transporter substrate-binding protein, whose product MFLNKYIFLSIYLLFMISCAPEQEVVANGDVVMGVTDKEIVLGSSLALKGHASYLGIQTLRGAKCYINYVNENGGVFGRKIRIIAYDDSYDPPKCLANTQRLLINDKVFALFCYVGTPTTIKVLPMIEEARIPLIGMFTGANALREPFNPYLINIRASYYQETREAVRHLVQDLNLQRIAVFYQYDAYGFDGLTGTELALKSFGLTPVARGSYVRGTMDIDEAFNKILSSRAQAVVMIGTYDPCAKFIQLAQVMDYHPVFYNLSFVGAEELARKLKGSKEIVLMSQVVPPPTSCEDVADENLPNYINLLKKYFPNDRPNYVGFEGYINAKVLVEGLRRAGRNLTRTKLIKAIESIKNFSLEGDIDVHFGVHDHQGMDNIYFTRLENDEFVLIEDWSDIKKKYNELTLAD is encoded by the coding sequence ATGTTTTTAAATAAGTATATTTTTTTATCCATTTATTTATTATTTATGATTTCTTGTGCCCCTGAACAGGAGGTAGTTGCCAACGGGGATGTAGTGATGGGGGTGACAGATAAAGAGATAGTTTTGGGCTCATCTTTGGCTTTAAAGGGACATGCCAGTTATTTGGGAATACAGACTTTGCGCGGGGCAAAATGTTATATTAACTATGTTAACGAAAACGGAGGAGTTTTTGGGCGTAAAATCAGGATAATAGCCTATGATGATAGTTATGATCCACCTAAGTGTCTTGCTAATACCCAGCGTCTGCTGATTAATGATAAGGTTTTTGCCCTTTTTTGTTACGTTGGAACACCGACGACGATAAAAGTTCTGCCTATGATTGAAGAGGCCAGGATACCTTTAATAGGCATGTTCACAGGGGCTAATGCTCTGAGAGAACCTTTTAATCCATATTTAATCAATATCCGTGCCTCGTACTATCAGGAAACCAGGGAGGCAGTGCGTCATCTTGTTCAAGATCTAAACTTACAACGGATAGCGGTGTTTTATCAGTATGATGCCTACGGGTTTGATGGGTTGACCGGTACGGAATTGGCTTTAAAGAGTTTTGGTCTGACACCGGTAGCCAGGGGGTCATATGTACGAGGCACCATGGATATTGATGAGGCCTTTAACAAGATTTTGTCATCTCGTGCGCAGGCTGTTGTTATGATTGGTACTTATGATCCTTGCGCCAAGTTTATTCAATTGGCCCAGGTAATGGATTACCATCCGGTTTTTTATAATCTTTCTTTTGTAGGGGCAGAGGAATTGGCCAGAAAACTTAAAGGAAGTAAGGAAATTGTGCTTATGTCGCAGGTGGTTCCGCCTCCCACGTCTTGTGAAGATGTTGCTGATGAAAATTTACCCAACTATATTAATCTGTTAAAAAAGTATTTCCCTAATGATAGGCCGAATTATGTGGGATTTGAAGGATATATCAATGCTAAGGTGCTAGTAGAAGGACTTCGCAGGGCTGGTCGGAATTTAACCAGGACAAAACTGATTAAGGCTATAGAGTCTATTAAAAATTTTTCCTTGGAAGGCGATATCGATGTCCATTTTGGCGTTCATGATCACCAGGGCATGGACAATATTTATTTTACACGTCTTGAAAATGATGAGTTTGTCTTGATTGAGGATTGGAGTGATATAAAGAAAAAATACAATGAGTTGACTTTAGCTGATTAG
- the fdnG gene encoding formate dehydrogenase-N subunit alpha encodes MKLGRREFIKLSAAATAATAFGGLGFDLKPTAARAQLLKLRWAKESTSICCYCAVGCGLIVHSSKEGPGRVINVEGDPDHPINEGALCAKGASIYQLAENENRLTKVLYRAPGSEHWEEKSWDWALDRIARKIKETRDKTFVRYNSKGQEVNRCDGLASVGSAAMDNEECWIYQAMLRSLGLVAIEHQARIUHSATVAALAESFGRGAMTNHWIDIKNSDCILIMGSNAAENHPISFKWVMKAKDKGAKLIHVDPRFTRTSSKADIYGPIRSGTDIAFLGGMIKYILDNDLYFKEYVVNYTNASFIVNRKFKFKDGLFSGFDPKTGKYDKSYWAFELDKHGNPKKDPKLRSSRCVFQLLRKHFKRYTLDRVSEVTGMPKEKVLEIYKAFTATGKPDKSGTIMYAMGWTQHTVGVQNIRAMAIIQLLLGNIGVAGGGVNALRGESNVQGSTDHCLLYHILPGYLKTPKASQPTLDAYNNKYTPKSNDPKSANWWQNYPKYSASLIKSMYMDADVHEAYHWLPKLDDGQNASFMVIFDEMLRGKIKGFFAWGQNPAAGLANSNKARKALSQLDWMVVVNIFDNETASFWKGPGMDPKKVKTEVFFLPCAVSVEKEGSITNSGRWMQWRYAAAKPLGDSKPDGDIICELFERIKHLYQTEGGVYPEPILNLSSEKWVNEKNVYDPHRIAKIINGYFLKDVTVKGKTFKAGTLVPSFAYLQADGSTCSGNWLYCGSYTEKGNMAARRDKTQTPEQAKIGLFPNWSWCWPVNRRILYNRASVDLKGRPYAPQKPVIAWNGQKWVGDVPDGGWKPGTKYAFIMRKHGHGQIFGPGRADGPFPEYYEPLESPVKSHPFSKQFNNPAALTFKGDLEKLTSADPRYPFVCSTYRVTEHWQTGVMTRWQPWLLEAEPQLFVEMDPELAKERGIKNGDKVIVENERGKLEAVAIVTSRLRPFKIMGKTVHQVGIPWHYGWVHPKDGGDAANILTPSVGDPNTGIPETKAFMVNVRKK; translated from the coding sequence ATGAAACTAGGTCGAAGAGAGTTTATCAAACTTTCAGCAGCGGCCACAGCAGCAACCGCATTTGGCGGCTTGGGTTTCGATTTAAAGCCTACAGCTGCTCGTGCCCAGCTGTTAAAACTTAGGTGGGCCAAAGAAAGCACTTCCATTTGCTGCTATTGCGCTGTAGGATGTGGTCTTATTGTCCACTCTTCAAAAGAGGGTCCTGGGCGGGTAATTAACGTTGAAGGCGACCCTGACCATCCCATCAACGAAGGTGCTCTTTGTGCCAAAGGCGCTTCCATTTACCAGCTTGCAGAGAATGAAAACCGTTTAACCAAGGTCTTGTACCGAGCTCCCGGCAGTGAACACTGGGAAGAAAAATCCTGGGACTGGGCATTGGATCGCATTGCCCGCAAAATTAAAGAAACCAGGGATAAAACCTTTGTTCGCTATAATTCCAAAGGACAAGAAGTAAACCGCTGTGACGGTCTTGCCTCTGTAGGTTCAGCAGCCATGGACAATGAAGAATGCTGGATCTACCAAGCCATGCTCAGAAGCCTTGGCCTGGTGGCTATTGAACACCAGGCGCGTATCTGACACAGCGCCACTGTAGCGGCTCTGGCAGAGTCGTTCGGACGCGGTGCTATGACCAATCACTGGATCGACATAAAAAACAGTGATTGCATCCTTATCATGGGCAGCAATGCCGCAGAAAACCATCCCATCTCTTTTAAATGGGTGATGAAGGCCAAAGACAAAGGCGCCAAACTCATCCATGTTGACCCACGCTTCACCAGAACTTCCAGTAAAGCAGACATCTACGGACCTATTCGTTCCGGGACAGATATCGCTTTTTTAGGTGGTATGATTAAGTACATCCTGGATAACGATCTTTATTTTAAAGAATATGTGGTCAACTATACCAACGCATCTTTTATAGTAAACCGAAAATTTAAATTTAAAGATGGCCTATTTTCCGGATTTGATCCTAAAACCGGAAAATATGACAAGTCCTACTGGGCGTTTGAACTGGATAAACACGGCAATCCCAAAAAAGATCCTAAACTCAGAAGCAGCCGCTGTGTATTCCAGCTCTTAAGGAAACACTTTAAACGATACACTTTGGATCGCGTATCCGAAGTGACAGGTATGCCCAAAGAAAAAGTCCTGGAAATTTACAAGGCTTTCACAGCCACAGGAAAACCAGACAAGTCCGGAACCATTATGTACGCCATGGGCTGGACCCAGCACACTGTGGGTGTGCAAAATATCCGTGCCATGGCCATAATTCAACTCCTCCTGGGCAATATAGGTGTTGCTGGCGGAGGTGTTAATGCCTTGCGCGGCGAATCTAATGTACAGGGCTCCACTGACCATTGCTTGCTATACCATATTTTGCCTGGCTATTTGAAAACGCCCAAAGCCTCTCAACCGACACTGGATGCGTACAACAATAAATATACACCAAAGAGCAATGATCCGAAGAGTGCCAATTGGTGGCAAAATTATCCTAAATACTCAGCCAGCCTGATCAAATCCATGTATATGGACGCTGATGTTCATGAAGCCTACCACTGGCTGCCTAAATTGGATGATGGTCAAAATGCCTCCTTCATGGTCATCTTTGATGAAATGCTGAGAGGTAAAATAAAGGGCTTCTTCGCCTGGGGACAAAACCCAGCTGCAGGTCTGGCCAATTCAAACAAGGCCCGCAAGGCATTAAGCCAATTGGATTGGATGGTTGTGGTCAATATCTTTGACAACGAGACCGCGTCCTTCTGGAAAGGACCGGGCATGGATCCCAAAAAGGTAAAGACAGAAGTCTTTTTCTTGCCCTGTGCGGTTTCCGTGGAAAAGGAAGGTTCTATCACCAATTCGGGCCGCTGGATGCAATGGCGCTACGCTGCAGCCAAACCCCTTGGTGATTCCAAACCGGATGGAGATATCATCTGCGAACTGTTTGAGCGGATAAAACACCTGTACCAGACCGAAGGAGGAGTTTATCCTGAACCTATCCTCAACTTGAGCTCAGAAAAATGGGTCAATGAAAAGAACGTATACGATCCGCATCGGATAGCGAAAATTATCAATGGCTACTTCCTCAAAGATGTGACAGTTAAAGGCAAAACCTTCAAAGCCGGTACATTAGTGCCAAGCTTTGCTTATCTCCAGGCTGACGGCTCTACCTGTTCCGGCAACTGGCTGTATTGTGGCTCATACACAGAAAAAGGTAACATGGCTGCCCGACGCGATAAAACCCAAACACCTGAGCAGGCTAAGATTGGCCTTTTCCCCAACTGGTCATGGTGCTGGCCGGTCAACCGCAGAATCCTGTACAATAGAGCATCAGTTGATCTTAAAGGACGTCCCTATGCACCACAAAAACCTGTCATTGCCTGGAATGGCCAGAAATGGGTTGGCGATGTACCTGACGGAGGATGGAAGCCAGGAACCAAGTACGCATTTATCATGCGCAAACATGGCCACGGTCAAATCTTTGGCCCGGGCAGGGCTGATGGTCCATTCCCAGAGTATTATGAACCTTTGGAGAGCCCTGTTAAATCACATCCTTTCTCTAAGCAATTCAACAATCCAGCCGCTCTCACGTTCAAGGGTGATTTAGAGAAATTGACTTCAGCTGATCCAAGGTATCCGTTTGTCTGCAGCACTTACCGCGTTACCGAGCACTGGCAAACCGGAGTTATGACCAGATGGCAACCCTGGCTCTTGGAAGCTGAGCCACAACTTTTTGTCGAAATGGACCCTGAACTGGCCAAAGAACGCGGAATTAAAAATGGTGACAAGGTTATCGTAGAAAACGAAAGAGGCAAACTGGAAGCAGTGGCCATAGTTACCTCCAGACTGCGGCCGTTTAAAATCATGGGCAAAACTGTACATCAGGTAGGTATACCCTGGCATTATGGCTGGGTACATCCTAAAGATGGTGGTGATGCGGCCAATATCCTCACTCCGTCAGTGGGCGATCCAAACACTGGCATCCCGGAAACCAAAGCCTTTATGGTTAATGTTCGCAAAAAATAA
- a CDS encoding 4Fe-4S dicluster domain-containing protein, translating to MDGKTFFIDLTRCTACRGCQVACKQWHKLPAEETYNWGSHQNPKDLSYITYKLVRMKEVVEKGEIKDWLFFPEQCRHCVEPPCKMTADMYDEQAILQDELTGAVIFTERTKKLDIEEIRGACPYDIPRQDENSKIMSKCDMCLDRVHNGLLPACVQTCPTGAMNFGDREEMLALAKKRLSKVKKYYPDAVLGDPESVRVIYLFQTKPVNYHEFAVAGLSLPPVMSRKQALAKFFRPFKNMRG from the coding sequence ATGGACGGAAAAACCTTTTTTATAGATCTCACTCGTTGTACTGCCTGCCGGGGATGCCAGGTTGCCTGTAAGCAATGGCATAAATTGCCGGCAGAAGAGACATACAATTGGGGCTCACATCAGAACCCCAAAGACTTGTCCTACATCACATATAAATTGGTGCGCATGAAAGAGGTTGTCGAAAAAGGAGAGATTAAAGACTGGCTCTTCTTTCCTGAACAATGCCGCCACTGTGTCGAACCACCCTGCAAAATGACTGCTGACATGTATGATGAGCAGGCTATTTTGCAGGACGAGCTGACCGGTGCAGTAATATTTACCGAACGTACCAAAAAACTGGATATTGAGGAGATCCGCGGGGCCTGTCCCTATGACATCCCCAGACAGGATGAAAACTCCAAAATCATGTCCAAGTGTGATATGTGTCTGGACAGAGTACACAACGGACTCTTGCCCGCTTGCGTGCAAACCTGTCCTACCGGAGCCATGAACTTTGGCGACCGGGAAGAAATGCTTGCTCTGGCTAAAAAAAGACTGAGCAAGGTCAAAAAATACTATCCCGATGCAGTACTAGGTGATCCGGAGTCTGTACGAGTCATTTACCTCTTTCAGACCAAACCGGTAAACTACCATGAATTCGCTGTAGCTGGTTTGTCCTTGCCGCCGGTTATGAGCCGAAAGCAAGCGCTGGCGAAATTCTTTCGTCCGTTCAAAAACATGCGCGGCTAG
- a CDS encoding universal stress protein encodes MGIYKHILVMTDFSLDSEHAVKVSAQMALFFKSNLTILHVAHDESQFSLFINKSDYAQIKEKIDEEINDNFKQLEIKIPELREVQYTKKVRRGIPYVEGLLEIESGDYDLVVVGSHGLSGIKTFFYGSTSEKIVRRSPVAVHITRLK; translated from the coding sequence ATGGGAATCTATAAGCACATTTTGGTTATGACAGATTTTTCACTGGACTCAGAACATGCTGTAAAAGTTTCTGCTCAGATGGCATTGTTTTTTAAGTCAAATTTAACAATACTGCATGTTGCTCATGATGAAAGTCAATTTTCTCTGTTTATTAATAAAAGTGATTATGCACAGATAAAGGAGAAAATAGATGAAGAAATAAATGATAATTTCAAACAATTGGAAATAAAAATTCCTGAATTGAGAGAAGTGCAGTATACTAAAAAAGTAAGGCGTGGGATTCCTTATGTTGAAGGACTTTTAGAAATTGAAAGTGGCGATTACGATCTCGTAGTAGTAGGTTCTCATGGTCTAAGTGGCATTAAGACGTTTTTTTATGGAAGTACTTCAGAAAAAATAGTAAGACGTTCCCCTGTAGCTGTGCATATAACACGACTTAAATAG
- a CDS encoding ATP-grasp domain-containing protein, which translates to MSKTIYSNIKIKSDTYYFLYIGELKSYGLNFFLKDFFQKLYNKKIDFIAIVSDFFDQYYYKNLIVINPEAEKHLEKTGKKVCCRIDAKQFMKEVSNNDFVQDLIQKILTQQNHLYIYMYESLPEMTLDQIDGVSVLGPKSNIAHKLNNKIFQYKTFNKIVPMPDFDICQGLEDLLAKAKKMRSEWEDGIFISQEYSAAGSCSAVTSTRQDILRKFNDQNATYLISRYIPHEYDPTVLAIVANENDVYIAGVADQCIVDGNRFVGSTYPSVLPDEIIKKLKEYTVKVGQQIGKLGYRGIYGCDYIVVDNNIYFMEINSRKQGTTMEFCCTLEQLLPKGSPMLPELEYYAVKENRFPSNTIELKDKTDNIYWGTYNMKINNVATTDGYIPQDPNEREIFKKVANKELKKDFIIMEHIGNDFIIKSGTFLGRIVSVANNREDMLSGIEYGKRFLKYTVKETFKI; encoded by the coding sequence ATGAGCAAAACAATTTATTCTAACATTAAAATTAAATCTGATACATATTACTTTCTTTATATTGGCGAGCTTAAATCTTATGGGTTAAATTTTTTCTTAAAAGATTTTTTTCAAAAACTGTACAATAAAAAAATTGATTTTATCGCTATAGTTTCTGATTTTTTTGATCAGTACTATTATAAGAATCTAATTGTAATAAACCCAGAAGCTGAAAAACACTTGGAGAAAACCGGGAAAAAGGTATGCTGCCGAATCGATGCCAAACAATTTATGAAAGAAGTATCAAATAATGATTTTGTACAAGACTTAATACAAAAAATCTTAACACAGCAAAATCACTTATATATTTATATGTATGAGAGCCTGCCCGAAATGACTCTGGATCAAATTGACGGGGTATCTGTTCTGGGACCCAAAAGTAATATTGCTCATAAGCTTAATAACAAAATTTTTCAATACAAGACATTTAACAAAATCGTTCCCATGCCGGACTTTGACATTTGTCAAGGGCTAGAAGACCTCCTGGCTAAAGCAAAAAAAATGCGGAGTGAATGGGAAGATGGCATTTTTATCAGCCAAGAGTATAGCGCAGCTGGTTCTTGCAGCGCTGTAACTAGCACAAGACAAGATATTCTAAGAAAATTTAACGACCAAAACGCAACATATCTTATTTCAAGATATATCCCACATGAATATGACCCTACTGTCCTCGCAATAGTTGCGAATGAAAATGATGTATATATTGCAGGTGTAGCTGATCAGTGTATAGTAGATGGGAATAGGTTCGTTGGCTCCACATACCCTTCAGTCCTACCAGATGAAATAATTAAAAAGTTAAAAGAGTATACTGTCAAGGTGGGTCAACAAATTGGAAAATTGGGATATCGAGGTATATATGGATGCGATTATATAGTGGTTGATAATAATATATATTTTATGGAAATTAACTCAAGAAAACAAGGGACAACAATGGAATTTTGTTGTACACTTGAACAACTATTACCCAAAGGTTCTCCCATGTTGCCGGAGTTAGAATATTATGCTGTGAAGGAAAATAGGTTTCCAAGCAATACAATTGAATTAAAAGACAAAACAGATAATATATACTGGGGCACATATAATATGAAAATCAACAACGTTGCTACAACTGACGGATATATACCCCAGGATCCAAACGAAAGAGAAATTTTTAAAAAAGTTGCTAACAAAGAGTTAAAGAAAGATTTTATTATAATGGAACATATTGGAAATGATTTTATTATCAAATCCGGAACCTTTTTAGGAAGAATCGTTTCTGTGGCGAATAACCGTGAAGACATGTTAAGCGGTATAGAGTATGGCAAGCGCTTTCTAAAGTATACAGTTAAAGAGACATTTAAAATCTAA